Proteins from a genomic interval of Carassius auratus strain Wakin unplaced genomic scaffold, ASM336829v1 scaf_tig00020605, whole genome shotgun sequence:
- the LOC113076508 gene encoding POU domain, class 2, transcription factor 2-like isoform X4 gives MFVPLPVPLVFQRTAPDFSAWRLKSPLPLRSGNSVDIRMSKAVEDDKMGTELPVDSTDSERNSPEASDQTQPMKTSPFCLSPAPSNTKVKAEEAAEMISVHAPPPPPAQPALPHTQLMLAGSQLAGLAALLPAQQQLLLQQAQAQLLAAAVQQSNAAHAAHAAAAANQQHQTQQQQANQAAAQAQSQAKPEQAPPPLLSQPIQLTAQDIQQFLQLQQLVLMPGHPLQSPAQFLLPQAQAQQGQQGLLSTQNLIPLPQQSPGSLLTSPSRLGLQAQHHLDDRLWSLQREKSVETAVSSAPSSAQPMSSISTVTAHAEEPSDLEELEQFARTFKQRRIKLGFTQGDVGMAMGKLYGNDFSQTTISRFEALNLSFKNMCKLKPLLEKWLSDAETMAIDNMLPSPSSLSSPLLGFEGLSGRRRKKRTSIETNVRIALERNFISNQKPTSEEILLMAEQLSMEKEVIRVWFCNRRQKEKRINPSSATPPLPNHHPASTHKPLCYSPHMMSSQGLAQVVTSLSTTAVSPTPSVACPLNPSGHAAMGSAPSSVTPPPLSTVSPTPPSLSSPGLNTGPGCQWWADVHFRS, from the exons tagaTATCAGGATGTCTAAAGCCGTCGAGGATGACAAGATGGGGACTGAGCTTCCAGTGGACAGTACAG ACTCTGAGAGGAACAGTCCAGAAGCCAGCGATCAG ACCCAGCCAATGAAAACTAGTCCTTTCTGCCTGTCTCCTGCACCCAGCAAcacaaag GTTAAAGCCGAGGAGGCAGCTGAGATGATCAGTGTTCAcgctcctccacctcctccagctCAGCCAGCTCTGCCACACACACAACTCATGCTGGCCGGCAGTCAGCTCGCAGGG CTGGCCGCTCTCCTCCCTGCGCAGCAGCAGCTGTTGTTGCAGCAGGCTCAAGCGCAGCTGTTAGCAGCAGCCGTGCAGCAGTCGAACGCTGCGCATGCGGCCCACGCAGCTGCGGCAGCCAATCAGCAGCATCAGACACAACAGCAGCAGGCTAATCAGGCAGCAGCACAAGCCCAGTCTCAAGCCAAACCTGAGCAAGCTCCGCCTCCGCTTCTGTCACAGCCTATCCAGCTCACTGCCCAG gACATTCAGCAGTTTCTCCAGTTACAGCAGCTGGTCCTGATGCCAGGTCATCCTCTACAGTCTCCTGCTCAGTTCCTGCTTCCTCAAGCCCAGGCACAGCAGGGGCAGCAAG GTTTGCTTTCGACACAAAATTTGATTCCACTACCTCAGCAAAGCCCAGGGAGTCTCCTGACCTCGCCATCTAGACTGGGCCTTCAAGCACAG CATCATCTTGACGACAGGCTGTGGTCATTGCAGAGGGAGAAGAGCGTGGAGACCGCTGTGAGCTCCGCCCCCTCCTCAGCCCAGCCAATGAGCTCCATTTCTACGGTGACAGCTCACGCAGAGGAGCCCAGTGATCTGGAGGAGCTCGAACAATTCGCAAGAACCTTCAAACAGAGGAGAATTAAACTGGGCttcacacag GGGGATGTGGGTATGGCCATGGGTAAACTGTACGGCAATGACTTCAGTCAGACCACCATCTCTCGCTTCGAGGCTCTCAACCTCAGCTTTAAGAACATGTGCAAGCTCAAACCCTTGCTGGAGAAATGGCTGAGCGATGcag AAACCATGGCGATAGACAACATGCTGCCGAGCCCCAGTTCTCTGTCCTCGCCTCTGCTGGGCTTCGAAGGCTTGTCTGGACGCCGCCGAAAGAAACGCACCAGCATCGAGACCAACGTCCGCATAGCCCTGGAGCGCAACTTCATCTcg AACCAGAAGCCTACCTCTGAAGAGATCCTGTTGATGGCCGAGCAGCTCAGCATGGAGAAAGAGGTCATCCGAGTTTGGTTCTGCAACCGACGGCAGAAAGAGAAGCGTATAAACCCCTCCAGCGCCACCCCTCCTCTGCCCAACCATCATCCAGCTTCAACGCACAAACCGCTCTGCTACAGCCCGCACATG ATGTCCAGTCAGGGACTGGCTCAGGTTGTTACCAGTCTCAGCACAACCG CCGTCAGTCCCACACCTTCTGTGGCCTGCCCTCTCAACCCCAGTGGACATGCAGCAATGGGCTCCGCCCCTTCCTCTGTGACTCCGCCTCCTCTCAGCACAGTCAGCCCGACTCCACCCAGTCTCAGCAGCCCTGGTCTGAACACAGG CCCTGGCTGCCAGTGGTGGGCAGATGTCCATTTCCGCTCTTGA
- the LOC113076508 gene encoding POU domain, class 2, transcription factor 2-like isoform X3 — protein sequence MFVPLPVPLVFQRTAPDFSAWRLKSPLPLRSGNSVDIRMSKAVEDDKMGTELPVDSTDSERNSPEASDQTQPMKTSPFCLSPAPSNTKVKAEEAAEMISVHAPPPPPAQPALPHTQLMLAGSQLAGLAALLPAQQQLLLQQAQAQLLAAAVQQSNAAHAAHAAAAANQQHQTQQQQANQAAAQAQSQAKPEQAPPPLLSQPIQLTAQDIQQFLQLQQLVLMPGHPLQSPAQFLLPQAQAQQGQQGLLSTQNLIPLPQQSPGSLLTSPSRLGLQAQREKSVETAVSSAPSSAQPMSSISTVTAHAEEPSDLEELEQFARTFKQRRIKLGFTQGDVGMAMGKLYGNDFSQTTISRFEALNLSFKNMCKLKPLLEKWLSDAETMAIDNMLPSPSSLSSPLLGFEGLSGRRRKKRTSIETNVRIALERNFISNQKPTSEEILLMAEQLSMEKEVIRVWFCNRRQKEKRINPSSATPPLPNHHPASTHKPLCYSPHMMSSQGLAQVVTSLSTTAVSPTPSVACPLNPSGHAAMGSAPSSVTPPPLSTVSPTPPSLSSPGLNTGNTMMGVSTGMNQALISSNPLATMQALAASGGQMSISALEGSGQMFLGGAGGPGAGLRQSLFLNRPTLLPLARSASMGLVGTPRASPLPGASGTSPDSCSVSPCSSPASFCSLGEASPPPLGGAMAE from the exons tagaTATCAGGATGTCTAAAGCCGTCGAGGATGACAAGATGGGGACTGAGCTTCCAGTGGACAGTACAG ACTCTGAGAGGAACAGTCCAGAAGCCAGCGATCAG ACCCAGCCAATGAAAACTAGTCCTTTCTGCCTGTCTCCTGCACCCAGCAAcacaaag GTTAAAGCCGAGGAGGCAGCTGAGATGATCAGTGTTCAcgctcctccacctcctccagctCAGCCAGCTCTGCCACACACACAACTCATGCTGGCCGGCAGTCAGCTCGCAGGG CTGGCCGCTCTCCTCCCTGCGCAGCAGCAGCTGTTGTTGCAGCAGGCTCAAGCGCAGCTGTTAGCAGCAGCCGTGCAGCAGTCGAACGCTGCGCATGCGGCCCACGCAGCTGCGGCAGCCAATCAGCAGCATCAGACACAACAGCAGCAGGCTAATCAGGCAGCAGCACAAGCCCAGTCTCAAGCCAAACCTGAGCAAGCTCCGCCTCCGCTTCTGTCACAGCCTATCCAGCTCACTGCCCAG gACATTCAGCAGTTTCTCCAGTTACAGCAGCTGGTCCTGATGCCAGGTCATCCTCTACAGTCTCCTGCTCAGTTCCTGCTTCCTCAAGCCCAGGCACAGCAGGGGCAGCAAG GTTTGCTTTCGACACAAAATTTGATTCCACTACCTCAGCAAAGCCCAGGGAGTCTCCTGACCTCGCCATCTAGACTGGGCCTTCAAGCACAG AGGGAGAAGAGCGTGGAGACCGCTGTGAGCTCCGCCCCCTCCTCAGCCCAGCCAATGAGCTCCATTTCTACGGTGACAGCTCACGCAGAGGAGCCCAGTGATCTGGAGGAGCTCGAACAATTCGCAAGAACCTTCAAACAGAGGAGAATTAAACTGGGCttcacacag GGGGATGTGGGTATGGCCATGGGTAAACTGTACGGCAATGACTTCAGTCAGACCACCATCTCTCGCTTCGAGGCTCTCAACCTCAGCTTTAAGAACATGTGCAAGCTCAAACCCTTGCTGGAGAAATGGCTGAGCGATGcag AAACCATGGCGATAGACAACATGCTGCCGAGCCCCAGTTCTCTGTCCTCGCCTCTGCTGGGCTTCGAAGGCTTGTCTGGACGCCGCCGAAAGAAACGCACCAGCATCGAGACCAACGTCCGCATAGCCCTGGAGCGCAACTTCATCTcg AACCAGAAGCCTACCTCTGAAGAGATCCTGTTGATGGCCGAGCAGCTCAGCATGGAGAAAGAGGTCATCCGAGTTTGGTTCTGCAACCGACGGCAGAAAGAGAAGCGTATAAACCCCTCCAGCGCCACCCCTCCTCTGCCCAACCATCATCCAGCTTCAACGCACAAACCGCTCTGCTACAGCCCGCACATG ATGTCCAGTCAGGGACTGGCTCAGGTTGTTACCAGTCTCAGCACAACCG CCGTCAGTCCCACACCTTCTGTGGCCTGCCCTCTCAACCCCAGTGGACATGCAGCAATGGGCTCCGCCCCTTCCTCTGTGACTCCGCCTCCTCTCAGCACAGTCAGCCCGACTCCACCCAGTCTCAGCAGCCCTGGTCTGAACACAGG GAACACAATGATGGGTGTAAGCACAGGAATGAACCAGGCCCTCATCAGCAGCAACCCCCTGGCCACAATGCAAG CCCTGGCTGCCAGTGGTGGGCAGATGTCCATTTCCGCTCTTGAGGGCAGTGGTCAAATGTTCCTGGGTGGAGCTGGAGGTCCAGGAGCTGGACTTCGCCAGTCCCTCTTCCTAAACCGCCCCACTTTACTGCCCCTGGCGAGGAGCGCAAGCATGGGTCTGGTCGGCACCCCCAGGGCTTCTCCACTACCTGGCGCCAGTGGCACAAGCCCAGACTCCTGCTCCGTCTCCCCCTGCTCAAGCCCCGCCTCCTTCTGCTCATTAGGCGAAGCCTCACCACCTCCTCTGGGCGGAGCCATGGCTGAGTGA
- the LOC113076508 gene encoding POU domain, class 2, transcription factor 2-like isoform X1, producing MFVPLPVPLVFQRTAPDFSAWRLKSPLPLRSGNSVDIRMSKAVEDDKMGTELPVDSTDSERNSPEASDQTQPMKTSPFCLSPAPSNTKVKAEEAAEMISVHAPPPPPAQPALPHTQLMLAGSQLAGLAALLPAQQQLLLQQAQAQLLAAAVQQSNAAHAAHAAAAANQQHQTQQQQANQAAAQAQSQAKPEQAPPPLLSQPIQLTAQDIQQFLQLQQLVLMPGHPLQSPAQFLLPQAQAQQGQQGLLSTQNLIPLPQQSPGSLLTSPSRLGLQAQHHLDDRLWSLQREKSVETAVSSAPSSAQPMSSISTVTAHAEEPSDLEELEQFARTFKQRRIKLGFTQGDVGMAMGKLYGNDFSQTTISRFEALNLSFKNMCKLKPLLEKWLSDAETMAIDNMLPSPSSLSSPLLGFEGLSGRRRKKRTSIETNVRIALERNFISNQKPTSEEILLMAEQLSMEKEVIRVWFCNRRQKEKRINPSSATPPLPNHHPASTHKPLCYSPHMMSSQGLAQVVTSLSTTAVSPTPSVACPLNPSGHAAMGSAPSSVTPPPLSTVSPTPPSLSSPGLNTGNTMMGVSTGMNQALISSNPLATMQALAASGGQMSISALEGSGQMFLGGAGGPGAGLRQSLFLNRPTLLPLARSASMGLVGTPRASPLPGASGTSPDSCSVSPCSSPASFCSLGEASPPPLGGAMAE from the exons tagaTATCAGGATGTCTAAAGCCGTCGAGGATGACAAGATGGGGACTGAGCTTCCAGTGGACAGTACAG ACTCTGAGAGGAACAGTCCAGAAGCCAGCGATCAG ACCCAGCCAATGAAAACTAGTCCTTTCTGCCTGTCTCCTGCACCCAGCAAcacaaag GTTAAAGCCGAGGAGGCAGCTGAGATGATCAGTGTTCAcgctcctccacctcctccagctCAGCCAGCTCTGCCACACACACAACTCATGCTGGCCGGCAGTCAGCTCGCAGGG CTGGCCGCTCTCCTCCCTGCGCAGCAGCAGCTGTTGTTGCAGCAGGCTCAAGCGCAGCTGTTAGCAGCAGCCGTGCAGCAGTCGAACGCTGCGCATGCGGCCCACGCAGCTGCGGCAGCCAATCAGCAGCATCAGACACAACAGCAGCAGGCTAATCAGGCAGCAGCACAAGCCCAGTCTCAAGCCAAACCTGAGCAAGCTCCGCCTCCGCTTCTGTCACAGCCTATCCAGCTCACTGCCCAG gACATTCAGCAGTTTCTCCAGTTACAGCAGCTGGTCCTGATGCCAGGTCATCCTCTACAGTCTCCTGCTCAGTTCCTGCTTCCTCAAGCCCAGGCACAGCAGGGGCAGCAAG GTTTGCTTTCGACACAAAATTTGATTCCACTACCTCAGCAAAGCCCAGGGAGTCTCCTGACCTCGCCATCTAGACTGGGCCTTCAAGCACAG CATCATCTTGACGACAGGCTGTGGTCATTGCAGAGGGAGAAGAGCGTGGAGACCGCTGTGAGCTCCGCCCCCTCCTCAGCCCAGCCAATGAGCTCCATTTCTACGGTGACAGCTCACGCAGAGGAGCCCAGTGATCTGGAGGAGCTCGAACAATTCGCAAGAACCTTCAAACAGAGGAGAATTAAACTGGGCttcacacag GGGGATGTGGGTATGGCCATGGGTAAACTGTACGGCAATGACTTCAGTCAGACCACCATCTCTCGCTTCGAGGCTCTCAACCTCAGCTTTAAGAACATGTGCAAGCTCAAACCCTTGCTGGAGAAATGGCTGAGCGATGcag AAACCATGGCGATAGACAACATGCTGCCGAGCCCCAGTTCTCTGTCCTCGCCTCTGCTGGGCTTCGAAGGCTTGTCTGGACGCCGCCGAAAGAAACGCACCAGCATCGAGACCAACGTCCGCATAGCCCTGGAGCGCAACTTCATCTcg AACCAGAAGCCTACCTCTGAAGAGATCCTGTTGATGGCCGAGCAGCTCAGCATGGAGAAAGAGGTCATCCGAGTTTGGTTCTGCAACCGACGGCAGAAAGAGAAGCGTATAAACCCCTCCAGCGCCACCCCTCCTCTGCCCAACCATCATCCAGCTTCAACGCACAAACCGCTCTGCTACAGCCCGCACATG ATGTCCAGTCAGGGACTGGCTCAGGTTGTTACCAGTCTCAGCACAACCG CCGTCAGTCCCACACCTTCTGTGGCCTGCCCTCTCAACCCCAGTGGACATGCAGCAATGGGCTCCGCCCCTTCCTCTGTGACTCCGCCTCCTCTCAGCACAGTCAGCCCGACTCCACCCAGTCTCAGCAGCCCTGGTCTGAACACAGG GAACACAATGATGGGTGTAAGCACAGGAATGAACCAGGCCCTCATCAGCAGCAACCCCCTGGCCACAATGCAAG CCCTGGCTGCCAGTGGTGGGCAGATGTCCATTTCCGCTCTTGAGGGCAGTGGTCAAATGTTCCTGGGTGGAGCTGGAGGTCCAGGAGCTGGACTTCGCCAGTCCCTCTTCCTAAACCGCCCCACTTTACTGCCCCTGGCGAGGAGCGCAAGCATGGGTCTGGTCGGCACCCCCAGGGCTTCTCCACTACCTGGCGCCAGTGGCACAAGCCCAGACTCCTGCTCCGTCTCCCCCTGCTCAAGCCCCGCCTCCTTCTGCTCATTAGGCGAAGCCTCACCACCTCCTCTGGGCGGAGCCATGGCTGAGTGA
- the LOC113076508 gene encoding POU domain, class 2, transcription factor 2-like isoform X2, which yields MFVPLPVPLVFQRTAPDFSAWRLKSPLPLRSGNSDIRMSKAVEDDKMGTELPVDSTDSERNSPEASDQTQPMKTSPFCLSPAPSNTKVKAEEAAEMISVHAPPPPPAQPALPHTQLMLAGSQLAGLAALLPAQQQLLLQQAQAQLLAAAVQQSNAAHAAHAAAAANQQHQTQQQQANQAAAQAQSQAKPEQAPPPLLSQPIQLTAQDIQQFLQLQQLVLMPGHPLQSPAQFLLPQAQAQQGQQGLLSTQNLIPLPQQSPGSLLTSPSRLGLQAQHHLDDRLWSLQREKSVETAVSSAPSSAQPMSSISTVTAHAEEPSDLEELEQFARTFKQRRIKLGFTQGDVGMAMGKLYGNDFSQTTISRFEALNLSFKNMCKLKPLLEKWLSDAETMAIDNMLPSPSSLSSPLLGFEGLSGRRRKKRTSIETNVRIALERNFISNQKPTSEEILLMAEQLSMEKEVIRVWFCNRRQKEKRINPSSATPPLPNHHPASTHKPLCYSPHMMSSQGLAQVVTSLSTTAVSPTPSVACPLNPSGHAAMGSAPSSVTPPPLSTVSPTPPSLSSPGLNTGNTMMGVSTGMNQALISSNPLATMQALAASGGQMSISALEGSGQMFLGGAGGPGAGLRQSLFLNRPTLLPLARSASMGLVGTPRASPLPGASGTSPDSCSVSPCSSPASFCSLGEASPPPLGGAMAE from the exons aTATCAGGATGTCTAAAGCCGTCGAGGATGACAAGATGGGGACTGAGCTTCCAGTGGACAGTACAG ACTCTGAGAGGAACAGTCCAGAAGCCAGCGATCAG ACCCAGCCAATGAAAACTAGTCCTTTCTGCCTGTCTCCTGCACCCAGCAAcacaaag GTTAAAGCCGAGGAGGCAGCTGAGATGATCAGTGTTCAcgctcctccacctcctccagctCAGCCAGCTCTGCCACACACACAACTCATGCTGGCCGGCAGTCAGCTCGCAGGG CTGGCCGCTCTCCTCCCTGCGCAGCAGCAGCTGTTGTTGCAGCAGGCTCAAGCGCAGCTGTTAGCAGCAGCCGTGCAGCAGTCGAACGCTGCGCATGCGGCCCACGCAGCTGCGGCAGCCAATCAGCAGCATCAGACACAACAGCAGCAGGCTAATCAGGCAGCAGCACAAGCCCAGTCTCAAGCCAAACCTGAGCAAGCTCCGCCTCCGCTTCTGTCACAGCCTATCCAGCTCACTGCCCAG gACATTCAGCAGTTTCTCCAGTTACAGCAGCTGGTCCTGATGCCAGGTCATCCTCTACAGTCTCCTGCTCAGTTCCTGCTTCCTCAAGCCCAGGCACAGCAGGGGCAGCAAG GTTTGCTTTCGACACAAAATTTGATTCCACTACCTCAGCAAAGCCCAGGGAGTCTCCTGACCTCGCCATCTAGACTGGGCCTTCAAGCACAG CATCATCTTGACGACAGGCTGTGGTCATTGCAGAGGGAGAAGAGCGTGGAGACCGCTGTGAGCTCCGCCCCCTCCTCAGCCCAGCCAATGAGCTCCATTTCTACGGTGACAGCTCACGCAGAGGAGCCCAGTGATCTGGAGGAGCTCGAACAATTCGCAAGAACCTTCAAACAGAGGAGAATTAAACTGGGCttcacacag GGGGATGTGGGTATGGCCATGGGTAAACTGTACGGCAATGACTTCAGTCAGACCACCATCTCTCGCTTCGAGGCTCTCAACCTCAGCTTTAAGAACATGTGCAAGCTCAAACCCTTGCTGGAGAAATGGCTGAGCGATGcag AAACCATGGCGATAGACAACATGCTGCCGAGCCCCAGTTCTCTGTCCTCGCCTCTGCTGGGCTTCGAAGGCTTGTCTGGACGCCGCCGAAAGAAACGCACCAGCATCGAGACCAACGTCCGCATAGCCCTGGAGCGCAACTTCATCTcg AACCAGAAGCCTACCTCTGAAGAGATCCTGTTGATGGCCGAGCAGCTCAGCATGGAGAAAGAGGTCATCCGAGTTTGGTTCTGCAACCGACGGCAGAAAGAGAAGCGTATAAACCCCTCCAGCGCCACCCCTCCTCTGCCCAACCATCATCCAGCTTCAACGCACAAACCGCTCTGCTACAGCCCGCACATG ATGTCCAGTCAGGGACTGGCTCAGGTTGTTACCAGTCTCAGCACAACCG CCGTCAGTCCCACACCTTCTGTGGCCTGCCCTCTCAACCCCAGTGGACATGCAGCAATGGGCTCCGCCCCTTCCTCTGTGACTCCGCCTCCTCTCAGCACAGTCAGCCCGACTCCACCCAGTCTCAGCAGCCCTGGTCTGAACACAGG GAACACAATGATGGGTGTAAGCACAGGAATGAACCAGGCCCTCATCAGCAGCAACCCCCTGGCCACAATGCAAG CCCTGGCTGCCAGTGGTGGGCAGATGTCCATTTCCGCTCTTGAGGGCAGTGGTCAAATGTTCCTGGGTGGAGCTGGAGGTCCAGGAGCTGGACTTCGCCAGTCCCTCTTCCTAAACCGCCCCACTTTACTGCCCCTGGCGAGGAGCGCAAGCATGGGTCTGGTCGGCACCCCCAGGGCTTCTCCACTACCTGGCGCCAGTGGCACAAGCCCAGACTCCTGCTCCGTCTCCCCCTGCTCAAGCCCCGCCTCCTTCTGCTCATTAGGCGAAGCCTCACCACCTCCTCTGGGCGGAGCCATGGCTGAGTGA